The sequence below is a genomic window from Bacteroidota bacterium.
ATCCGTGATAATTTATCTGGTATCGCTTCCTGGAAAGGTACCATGAACGGGAAATGGATACTTATGGAATATGACCTCAAAAACGACCTCCTCATATACCGTTTTGATGAAATGATGGACCCCGGACTGAACACTTTCCGGTTGGAAGTACTGGATAATAAAGGCAATATG
It includes:
- a CDS encoding M23 family peptidase, whose product is IRDNLSGIASWKGTMNGKWILMEYDLKNDLLIYRFDEMMDPGLNTFRLEVLDNKGNMTVYETIINQ